A window from Falco naumanni isolate bFalNau1 chromosome 3, bFalNau1.pat, whole genome shotgun sequence encodes these proteins:
- the ESPN gene encoding espin isoform X5 has translation MALERALLAARQGDVEALRGLRAAGLLRPGLRDALGASPAHHAARAGRLACLRYLAAEATLRGDARARNGATPAHDAAATGNLACLQWLLTQGGCGVQDTDNSGATILHLAARFGHHEVIDWLLRFGGSDPTAATNTGALPVHYAAAKGDFPSLRLLLGHCPSTLSAQTKTGATPLYLACQEGHLEIIQYLVQDCGADPHACAHDGMTPLHAAAQMGHNTVIVWLMSFTTVSLSERDAEGATAMHFAASRGHAKVLSWLLLHGGEITADSWGGTPLHDAAENGELECCQILVVNGADLSIRDQDGYTAADLADYNGHGHCAQYLRTVENMSVEHRVLSRDPSADGECRQPDSGMSSPNTTASAPQARFEVGSPASTLSNYDSCHSSQSSTGEKRGGPLGAPAARECGAGGCRAGDTGLAPRDPLPCAGVPAPALADMQAYMDMLDPETWPRGRGLAGEGPLPPPPPTFPPPPPPPPATRPPPPPPDYPAPAPPAAPHTADIYVRAKNNLRHVESQALRRELASRESSPEGLRRADSSRRSRNFGKQPSTGDYYKHLGHGTAEQPGPRRMAHSEEASPISEDTMRNGESKPGAELPPPPPPPPLPDAACPMPPPPPPLAETPAGPRRSSSSTGRGKALRQMKSTKSFNMMSPTGDNSELLAEIKAGKSLKPTPQSKGFTTVFSGSGQAGANAESPVSSPSPTRTPTPPATPEAAGPPRCLAGGSPELVLNGSSPVPAAGTGVAAEAEALVPSHDERGRPIPEWKRQVMVRKLQLRMQEEEEQRRKEKEEEARLASMPAWRRDILRKKLEEEREQKRKEQEKLKREEEEKEKEQSEKLRTLGYDETKLAPWQRQIILKKGDIAKH, from the exons atGGCGCTGGAGCGGGCGCTGCTGGCGGCGCGACAGGGCGACGTGGAGGCGCTacgggggctgcgggcggccggGCTGCTGCGACCGGGGCTGCGGGACGCCCTGGGCGCCTCCCCCGCGCACCACGCCGCCCGCGCCGGCCGCCTCGCTTGCCTACGGTACTTGGCGGCCGAGGCCACGCTCCGCGGCGACGCGCGGGCGCGCAACGGGGCCACGCCGGCCCACGACGCCGCCGCCACCGGCAACCTCGCCTGTCTCCAGTGGCTGCTCACGCAGGGGGGCTGCGGCGTGCAG GACACAGACAACTCTGGTGCCACCATCCTACACTTGGCAGCCCGCTTTGGTCACCACGAGGTGATCGACTGGCTCCTCCGCTTTGGAGGCAGTGACCCTACAGCGGCCACCAACACGGGAGCGCTGCCTGTCCACTACGCTGCGGCCAAAGGGGATTTCCCTTCCTTGCGACTCCTCTTGGGACACTGCCCCAG CACGCTGAGTGCCCAGACCAAGACAGGGGCCACCCCGCTGTACCTCGCCTGCCAAGAGGGCCACCTGGAGATCATCCAGTACCTGGTGCAGGACTGCGGGGCTGACCCCCATGCGTGTGCCCATGATGGCATGACCCCGCTGCACGCTGCTGCCCAGATGGGCCACAACACTGTCATCGTCTGGCTG atGAGCTTCACGACGGTGAGCCTGTCGGAGCGGGACGCCGAAGGGGCCACGGCCATGCACTTCGCCGCCAGCCGTGGTCACGCCaaggtgctgagctggctgctgctgcacggTGGGGAGATCACTGCTGACAGCTGGGGTGGCACACCGCTGCACGATGCTGCTGAGAACGGCGAGCTGGAG tgctgccagaTCCTGGTGGTGAATGGCGCCGACCTCAGCATCCGTGACCAGGACGGCTACACGGCGGCTGACCTCGCCGACTACAATGGCCACGGCCACTGTGCCCAGTACCTGCGCACTGTGGAGAACATG agcgTGGAGCACCGCGTGCTGTCGCGAGACCCCTCGGCAGATGGGGAGTGCCGGCAGCCCGACTCGGGCATGTCATCGCCCAACACCACGGCGTCGGCACCCCAGGCACGCTTCGAGGTGGgctcccctgccagcaccctctCCAACTACGACTCCTGCCACTCCAGCCAGTCCAGCACCGGGGAGAAGAGGGGTGGCCCCCTGGGGGCCCCCGCTGCCCGTGAGTGTGGGGCcggggggtgcagggcaggggacacGGGGCTGGCCCCCCGTGACCCCCTGCCCTGCGCAGGGGTGCCCGCACCAGCGCTGGCGGACATGCAGGCGTACATGGACATGCTGGACCCTGAGACGtggccgcggggccgggggctggcagGCGAGGGCCCCCTGCCGCCGCCaccccccaccttcccccccccgccacccccaccccctgccacccgaccgcccccgccgccccctgaCTACCCCGCACCCgcaccccccgccgccccccacaCCGCCGACATCTACGTGCGGGCCAAGAACAACCTGCGGCACGTGGAGAGCCAGGCGCTGCGCCGAGAG CTGGCTTCGCgtgagagcagccctgagggcCTGCGCAGGGCCGACTCCAGCAGGCGGTCAAGGAATTTTGGCAAGCAGCCGAGCACCGGTGACTACTACAAGCACCTAGGGCACGGCACAGCCGAGCAGCCCGGGCCCCGGCGAATGGCACACAGCGAGGAG GCATCGCCCATCTCAGAGGACACCATGCGCAACGGGGAGAGCAAgcctggtgctgagctgccaccCCCGCCGCCACCCCCACCGCTGCCTGATGCTGCCTGTCCGATGCCCCCACCACCGCCACCACTGGCTGAGACCCCCGCCGGACCCCGccgctcctcctcctctacAGGAA GAGGAAAGGCGCTCAGGCAGATGAAGA GCACCAAGTCCTTCAACATGATGTCCCCCACTGGTGACAactcagagctgctggctgagaTCAAGGCCGGGAAAAGCCTCAAGCCGACGCCACAGAGCAAAGGCTTCACCACCGTCTTCTCCGGCAGCGGCCAGGCAGGGGCCAAT GCAGAGTCGCCGGTGTCCTCCCCGTCACCCACCAGGACGCCCACCCCGCCGGCCACCCCCGAGGCTGCCGGGCCACCacgctgcctggcagggggctCACCAGAACTGGTGCTGAATGGGAGCTCGCCGGTGCCAGCGGCAGGCACCGGGGTGGCAGCAGAGGCGGAGGCGCTGGTGCCGAGCCATGACGAGCGGGGCCGGCCCATCCCCGAGTGGAAGCGGCAGGTGATGGTGCGCAAGCTGCAGCTCCGcatgcaggaggaagaggagcagcggCGCAAG gagaaggaggaggaggcacGCCTGGCCAGCATGCCAGCCTGGAGGAGGGACATCCTGCGCAagaagctggaggaggagag GGAGCAGAAACG GAAAGAGCAGGAGAAGCTGaagcgggaggaggaggagaaggagaaggagcagtCGGAAAAGCTAAGGACTCTCGGGTACGATGAGACAAAGCTGGCGCCCTGGCAGCGGCAGATCATCCTCAAGAAGGGGGACATAGCCAAGCACTAG
- the ESPN gene encoding espin isoform X3, whose amino-acid sequence MALERALLAARQGDVEALRGLRAAGLLRPGLRDALGASPAHHAARAGRLACLRYLAAEATLRGDARARNGATPAHDAAATGNLACLQWLLTQGGCGVQDTDNSGATILHLAARFGHHEVIDWLLRFGGSDPTAATNTGALPVHYAAAKGDFPSLRLLLGHCPSTLSAQTKTGATPLYLACQEGHLEIIQYLVQDCGADPHACAHDGMTPLHAAAQMGHNTVIVWLMSFTTVSLSERDAEGATAMHFAASRGHAKVLSWLLLHGGEITADSWGGTPLHDAAENGELECCQILVVNGADLSIRDQDGYTAADLADYNGHGHCAQYLRTVENMSVEHRVLSRDPSADGECRQPDSGMSSPNTTASAPQARFEVGSPASTLSNYDSCHSSQSSTGEKRGGPLGAPAARVPAPALADMQAYMDMLDPETWPRGRGLAGEGPLPPPPPTFPPPPPPPPATRPPPPPPDYPAPAPPAAPHTADIYVRAKNNLRHVESQALRRELASRESSPEGLRRADSSRRSRNFGKQPSTGDYYKHLGHGTAEQPGPRRMAHSEEASPISEDTMRNGESKPGAELPPPPPPPPLPDAACPMPPPPPPLAETPAGPRRSSSSTGRGKALRQMKSTKSFNMMSPTGDNSELLAEIKAGKSLKPTPQSKGFTTVFSGSGQAGANAESPVSSPSPTRTPTPPATPEAAGPPRCLAGGSPELVLNGSSPVPAAGTGVAAEAEALVPSHDERGRPIPEWKRQVMVRKLQLRMQEEEEQRRKPGSHSLPLCQRRPPTRGGTPGPAGQPMREEDLRHLERRLGSLRVMHEAQPVQPLPGRLEKEPLPLLPLPATLAPQHFALTHKNPPTHSSQPPTLPRSMAVPPATPGSQEGQGAGAAAGGPGAQHDAQREILGCGVSVRSLKANYEGPGGASPPIPRVTKRKRAQPPSSTRQPVLEEEYGDGALRRSRPAPPEPRGPRQHAEAHKERAVFLFLEHWKKRALAAVPGEERPRRPGRRRPAAGRLLARWRSIARRVPGRQIRRLSRATVLYWPQHFLPHIGGSPMPHDSLPLDLFMLGYFQLLEMPLSPEERRFRHLLCYEMFDRLGSHSWHHVRHFHRAVLEQVEAGHRHWLDGFEDLVQEFFENGPTMVAESPPELPAAALGGEGASVPVPVPELGEFSEEDVCRFIDRSFSFWKEKEAEMSDT is encoded by the exons atGGCGCTGGAGCGGGCGCTGCTGGCGGCGCGACAGGGCGACGTGGAGGCGCTacgggggctgcgggcggccggGCTGCTGCGACCGGGGCTGCGGGACGCCCTGGGCGCCTCCCCCGCGCACCACGCCGCCCGCGCCGGCCGCCTCGCTTGCCTACGGTACTTGGCGGCCGAGGCCACGCTCCGCGGCGACGCGCGGGCGCGCAACGGGGCCACGCCGGCCCACGACGCCGCCGCCACCGGCAACCTCGCCTGTCTCCAGTGGCTGCTCACGCAGGGGGGCTGCGGCGTGCAG GACACAGACAACTCTGGTGCCACCATCCTACACTTGGCAGCCCGCTTTGGTCACCACGAGGTGATCGACTGGCTCCTCCGCTTTGGAGGCAGTGACCCTACAGCGGCCACCAACACGGGAGCGCTGCCTGTCCACTACGCTGCGGCCAAAGGGGATTTCCCTTCCTTGCGACTCCTCTTGGGACACTGCCCCAG CACGCTGAGTGCCCAGACCAAGACAGGGGCCACCCCGCTGTACCTCGCCTGCCAAGAGGGCCACCTGGAGATCATCCAGTACCTGGTGCAGGACTGCGGGGCTGACCCCCATGCGTGTGCCCATGATGGCATGACCCCGCTGCACGCTGCTGCCCAGATGGGCCACAACACTGTCATCGTCTGGCTG atGAGCTTCACGACGGTGAGCCTGTCGGAGCGGGACGCCGAAGGGGCCACGGCCATGCACTTCGCCGCCAGCCGTGGTCACGCCaaggtgctgagctggctgctgctgcacggTGGGGAGATCACTGCTGACAGCTGGGGTGGCACACCGCTGCACGATGCTGCTGAGAACGGCGAGCTGGAG tgctgccagaTCCTGGTGGTGAATGGCGCCGACCTCAGCATCCGTGACCAGGACGGCTACACGGCGGCTGACCTCGCCGACTACAATGGCCACGGCCACTGTGCCCAGTACCTGCGCACTGTGGAGAACATG agcgTGGAGCACCGCGTGCTGTCGCGAGACCCCTCGGCAGATGGGGAGTGCCGGCAGCCCGACTCGGGCATGTCATCGCCCAACACCACGGCGTCGGCACCCCAGGCACGCTTCGAGGTGGgctcccctgccagcaccctctCCAACTACGACTCCTGCCACTCCAGCCAGTCCAGCACCGGGGAGAAGAGGGGTGGCCCCCTGGGGGCCCCCGCTGCCC GGGTGCCCGCACCAGCGCTGGCGGACATGCAGGCGTACATGGACATGCTGGACCCTGAGACGtggccgcggggccgggggctggcagGCGAGGGCCCCCTGCCGCCGCCaccccccaccttcccccccccgccacccccaccccctgccacccgaccgcccccgccgccccctgaCTACCCCGCACCCgcaccccccgccgccccccacaCCGCCGACATCTACGTGCGGGCCAAGAACAACCTGCGGCACGTGGAGAGCCAGGCGCTGCGCCGAGAG CTGGCTTCGCgtgagagcagccctgagggcCTGCGCAGGGCCGACTCCAGCAGGCGGTCAAGGAATTTTGGCAAGCAGCCGAGCACCGGTGACTACTACAAGCACCTAGGGCACGGCACAGCCGAGCAGCCCGGGCCCCGGCGAATGGCACACAGCGAGGAG GCATCGCCCATCTCAGAGGACACCATGCGCAACGGGGAGAGCAAgcctggtgctgagctgccaccCCCGCCGCCACCCCCACCGCTGCCTGATGCTGCCTGTCCGATGCCCCCACCACCGCCACCACTGGCTGAGACCCCCGCCGGACCCCGccgctcctcctcctctacAGGAA GAGGAAAGGCGCTCAGGCAGATGAAGA GCACCAAGTCCTTCAACATGATGTCCCCCACTGGTGACAactcagagctgctggctgagaTCAAGGCCGGGAAAAGCCTCAAGCCGACGCCACAGAGCAAAGGCTTCACCACCGTCTTCTCCGGCAGCGGCCAGGCAGGGGCCAAT GCAGAGTCGCCGGTGTCCTCCCCGTCACCCACCAGGACGCCCACCCCGCCGGCCACCCCCGAGGCTGCCGGGCCACCacgctgcctggcagggggctCACCAGAACTGGTGCTGAATGGGAGCTCGCCGGTGCCAGCGGCAGGCACCGGGGTGGCAGCAGAGGCGGAGGCGCTGGTGCCGAGCCATGACGAGCGGGGCCGGCCCATCCCCGAGTGGAAGCGGCAGGTGATGGTGCGCAAGCTGCAGCTCCGcatgcaggaggaagaggagcagcggCGCAAG CCTGGGAGCCACTCGCTGCCCCTGTGCCAGCGCAGGCCACCCACCCGCGGGGGCACACCTGGACCTGCCGGGCAGCCGATGCGGGAGGAGGACTTGCGGCACCTGGAGAGGCGGCTGGGGAGCCTGCGGGTGATGCATGAGGCCCAGCCGGTGCAGCCGCTGCCGGGGCGGCTGGAGAAGGAGCCGCTGCCACTCCTGCCGCTGCCTGCCACCCTGGCGCCCCAGCACTTCGCCCTCACCCACAAgaacccacccacccacagcagccagcccccaACGCTGCCGAGGAGCATGGCCGTGCCACCGGCCACCCCGGGGAgccaggaggggcagggggcaggggcggcagcAGGCGGCCCTGGTGCCCAGCATGATGCCCAGCGCGAGATCCTGGGCTGTGGCGTCTCCGTCCGCAGCCTCAAGGCCAACTATGAGGGCCCAGGGGGGGCCTCCCCACCCATCCCCAGGGTCACCAAGCGCAAGcgggcacagccccccagcagcacccgcCAGCCTGTCCTGGAGGAGGAGTATGGGGATGGGGCACTGCGGCGGAGCCGGCCGGCACCACCGGAGCCAAGGGGCCCACGGCAGCATGCTGAGGCACACAAGGAGCGTGCCGTCTTCCTCTTCCTGGAGCACTGGAAGAAACGGGCACTGGCAGCGGTGCCTGGGGAGGAGCGGCCGCGGCGGCCAGGGAGGCGGCGGCCGGCAGCAGGACGGCTGCTGGCCCGCTGGAGAAGCATTGCTCGCCGGGTGCCGGGACGGCAGATCCGGCGGCTGAGCCGCGCCACGGTGCTGTACTGGCCCCAGCACTTTCTGCCCCACATCGGTGGCTCGCCCATGCCCCATGACAGCCTCCCGCTCGACCTCTTCATGCTGGGCTacttccagctgctggagatgcCTCTCAGCCCTGAGGAACGGCGCTTCCGCCACCTCCTCTGCTACGAGATGTTCGACCGcctgggcagccacagctggcaCCACGTCCGCCACTTCCACCGTgccgtgctggagcaggtcgAAGCCGGCCACCGCCACTGGCTCGACGGCTTTGAGGACCTCGTGCAGGAGTTTTTCGAGAATGGCCCCACCATGGTGGCGGAGAGCCCTCCGGAGCTCCCCGCggcagccctgggaggggagggggcatcAGTGCCAGTGCCGGTGCCGGAGCTGGGCGAGTTCAGTGAGGAGGACGTCTGCCGCTTCATCGACCGTAGCTTCTCCttctggaaggagaaggaggcGGAGATGTCCGACACCTGA
- the ESPN gene encoding espin isoform X1 — translation MALERALLAARQGDVEALRGLRAAGLLRPGLRDALGASPAHHAARAGRLACLRYLAAEATLRGDARARNGATPAHDAAATGNLACLQWLLTQGGCGVQDTDNSGATILHLAARFGHHEVIDWLLRFGGSDPTAATNTGALPVHYAAAKGDFPSLRLLLGHCPSTLSAQTKTGATPLYLACQEGHLEIIQYLVQDCGADPHACAHDGMTPLHAAAQMGHNTVIVWLMSFTTVSLSERDAEGATAMHFAASRGHAKVLSWLLLHGGEITADSWGGTPLHDAAENGELECCQILVVNGADLSIRDQDGYTAADLADYNGHGHCAQYLRTVENMSVEHRVLSRDPSADGECRQPDSGMSSPNTTASAPQARFEVGSPASTLSNYDSCHSSQSSTGEKRGGPLGAPAARECGAGGCRAGDTGLAPRDPLPCAGVPAPALADMQAYMDMLDPETWPRGRGLAGEGPLPPPPPTFPPPPPPPPATRPPPPPPDYPAPAPPAAPHTADIYVRAKNNLRHVESQALRRELASRESSPEGLRRADSSRRSRNFGKQPSTGDYYKHLGHGTAEQPGPRRMAHSEEASPISEDTMRNGESKPGAELPPPPPPPPLPDAACPMPPPPPPLAETPAGPRRSSSSTGRGKALRQMKSTKSFNMMSPTGDNSELLAEIKAGKSLKPTPQSKGFTTVFSGSGQAGANAESPVSSPSPTRTPTPPATPEAAGPPRCLAGGSPELVLNGSSPVPAAGTGVAAEAEALVPSHDERGRPIPEWKRQVMVRKLQLRMQEEEEQRRKPGSHSLPLCQRRPPTRGGTPGPAGQPMREEDLRHLERRLGSLRVMHEAQPVQPLPGRLEKEPLPLLPLPATLAPQHFALTHKNPPTHSSQPPTLPRSMAVPPATPGSQEGQGAGAAAGGPGAQHDAQREILGCGVSVRSLKANYEGPGGASPPIPRVTKRKRAQPPSSTRQPVLEEEYGDGALRRSRPAPPEPRGPRQHAEAHKERAVFLFLEHWKKRALAAVPGEERPRRPGRRRPAAGRLLARWRSIARRVPGRQIRRLSRATVLYWPQHFLPHIGGSPMPHDSLPLDLFMLGYFQLLEMPLSPEERRFRHLLCYEMFDRLGSHSWHHVRHFHRAVLEQVEAGHRHWLDGFEDLVQEFFENGPTMVAESPPELPAAALGGEGASVPVPVPELGEFSEEDVCRFIDRSFSFWKEKEAEMSDT, via the exons atGGCGCTGGAGCGGGCGCTGCTGGCGGCGCGACAGGGCGACGTGGAGGCGCTacgggggctgcgggcggccggGCTGCTGCGACCGGGGCTGCGGGACGCCCTGGGCGCCTCCCCCGCGCACCACGCCGCCCGCGCCGGCCGCCTCGCTTGCCTACGGTACTTGGCGGCCGAGGCCACGCTCCGCGGCGACGCGCGGGCGCGCAACGGGGCCACGCCGGCCCACGACGCCGCCGCCACCGGCAACCTCGCCTGTCTCCAGTGGCTGCTCACGCAGGGGGGCTGCGGCGTGCAG GACACAGACAACTCTGGTGCCACCATCCTACACTTGGCAGCCCGCTTTGGTCACCACGAGGTGATCGACTGGCTCCTCCGCTTTGGAGGCAGTGACCCTACAGCGGCCACCAACACGGGAGCGCTGCCTGTCCACTACGCTGCGGCCAAAGGGGATTTCCCTTCCTTGCGACTCCTCTTGGGACACTGCCCCAG CACGCTGAGTGCCCAGACCAAGACAGGGGCCACCCCGCTGTACCTCGCCTGCCAAGAGGGCCACCTGGAGATCATCCAGTACCTGGTGCAGGACTGCGGGGCTGACCCCCATGCGTGTGCCCATGATGGCATGACCCCGCTGCACGCTGCTGCCCAGATGGGCCACAACACTGTCATCGTCTGGCTG atGAGCTTCACGACGGTGAGCCTGTCGGAGCGGGACGCCGAAGGGGCCACGGCCATGCACTTCGCCGCCAGCCGTGGTCACGCCaaggtgctgagctggctgctgctgcacggTGGGGAGATCACTGCTGACAGCTGGGGTGGCACACCGCTGCACGATGCTGCTGAGAACGGCGAGCTGGAG tgctgccagaTCCTGGTGGTGAATGGCGCCGACCTCAGCATCCGTGACCAGGACGGCTACACGGCGGCTGACCTCGCCGACTACAATGGCCACGGCCACTGTGCCCAGTACCTGCGCACTGTGGAGAACATG agcgTGGAGCACCGCGTGCTGTCGCGAGACCCCTCGGCAGATGGGGAGTGCCGGCAGCCCGACTCGGGCATGTCATCGCCCAACACCACGGCGTCGGCACCCCAGGCACGCTTCGAGGTGGgctcccctgccagcaccctctCCAACTACGACTCCTGCCACTCCAGCCAGTCCAGCACCGGGGAGAAGAGGGGTGGCCCCCTGGGGGCCCCCGCTGCCCGTGAGTGTGGGGCcggggggtgcagggcaggggacacGGGGCTGGCCCCCCGTGACCCCCTGCCCTGCGCAGGGGTGCCCGCACCAGCGCTGGCGGACATGCAGGCGTACATGGACATGCTGGACCCTGAGACGtggccgcggggccgggggctggcagGCGAGGGCCCCCTGCCGCCGCCaccccccaccttcccccccccgccacccccaccccctgccacccgaccgcccccgccgccccctgaCTACCCCGCACCCgcaccccccgccgccccccacaCCGCCGACATCTACGTGCGGGCCAAGAACAACCTGCGGCACGTGGAGAGCCAGGCGCTGCGCCGAGAG CTGGCTTCGCgtgagagcagccctgagggcCTGCGCAGGGCCGACTCCAGCAGGCGGTCAAGGAATTTTGGCAAGCAGCCGAGCACCGGTGACTACTACAAGCACCTAGGGCACGGCACAGCCGAGCAGCCCGGGCCCCGGCGAATGGCACACAGCGAGGAG GCATCGCCCATCTCAGAGGACACCATGCGCAACGGGGAGAGCAAgcctggtgctgagctgccaccCCCGCCGCCACCCCCACCGCTGCCTGATGCTGCCTGTCCGATGCCCCCACCACCGCCACCACTGGCTGAGACCCCCGCCGGACCCCGccgctcctcctcctctacAGGAA GAGGAAAGGCGCTCAGGCAGATGAAGA GCACCAAGTCCTTCAACATGATGTCCCCCACTGGTGACAactcagagctgctggctgagaTCAAGGCCGGGAAAAGCCTCAAGCCGACGCCACAGAGCAAAGGCTTCACCACCGTCTTCTCCGGCAGCGGCCAGGCAGGGGCCAAT GCAGAGTCGCCGGTGTCCTCCCCGTCACCCACCAGGACGCCCACCCCGCCGGCCACCCCCGAGGCTGCCGGGCCACCacgctgcctggcagggggctCACCAGAACTGGTGCTGAATGGGAGCTCGCCGGTGCCAGCGGCAGGCACCGGGGTGGCAGCAGAGGCGGAGGCGCTGGTGCCGAGCCATGACGAGCGGGGCCGGCCCATCCCCGAGTGGAAGCGGCAGGTGATGGTGCGCAAGCTGCAGCTCCGcatgcaggaggaagaggagcagcggCGCAAG CCTGGGAGCCACTCGCTGCCCCTGTGCCAGCGCAGGCCACCCACCCGCGGGGGCACACCTGGACCTGCCGGGCAGCCGATGCGGGAGGAGGACTTGCGGCACCTGGAGAGGCGGCTGGGGAGCCTGCGGGTGATGCATGAGGCCCAGCCGGTGCAGCCGCTGCCGGGGCGGCTGGAGAAGGAGCCGCTGCCACTCCTGCCGCTGCCTGCCACCCTGGCGCCCCAGCACTTCGCCCTCACCCACAAgaacccacccacccacagcagccagcccccaACGCTGCCGAGGAGCATGGCCGTGCCACCGGCCACCCCGGGGAgccaggaggggcagggggcaggggcggcagcAGGCGGCCCTGGTGCCCAGCATGATGCCCAGCGCGAGATCCTGGGCTGTGGCGTCTCCGTCCGCAGCCTCAAGGCCAACTATGAGGGCCCAGGGGGGGCCTCCCCACCCATCCCCAGGGTCACCAAGCGCAAGcgggcacagccccccagcagcacccgcCAGCCTGTCCTGGAGGAGGAGTATGGGGATGGGGCACTGCGGCGGAGCCGGCCGGCACCACCGGAGCCAAGGGGCCCACGGCAGCATGCTGAGGCACACAAGGAGCGTGCCGTCTTCCTCTTCCTGGAGCACTGGAAGAAACGGGCACTGGCAGCGGTGCCTGGGGAGGAGCGGCCGCGGCGGCCAGGGAGGCGGCGGCCGGCAGCAGGACGGCTGCTGGCCCGCTGGAGAAGCATTGCTCGCCGGGTGCCGGGACGGCAGATCCGGCGGCTGAGCCGCGCCACGGTGCTGTACTGGCCCCAGCACTTTCTGCCCCACATCGGTGGCTCGCCCATGCCCCATGACAGCCTCCCGCTCGACCTCTTCATGCTGGGCTacttccagctgctggagatgcCTCTCAGCCCTGAGGAACGGCGCTTCCGCCACCTCCTCTGCTACGAGATGTTCGACCGcctgggcagccacagctggcaCCACGTCCGCCACTTCCACCGTgccgtgctggagcaggtcgAAGCCGGCCACCGCCACTGGCTCGACGGCTTTGAGGACCTCGTGCAGGAGTTTTTCGAGAATGGCCCCACCATGGTGGCGGAGAGCCCTCCGGAGCTCCCCGCggcagccctgggaggggagggggcatcAGTGCCAGTGCCGGTGCCGGAGCTGGGCGAGTTCAGTGAGGAGGACGTCTGCCGCTTCATCGACCGTAGCTTCTCCttctggaaggagaaggaggcGGAGATGTCCGACACCTGA